The Branchiostoma floridae strain S238N-H82 chromosome 1, Bfl_VNyyK, whole genome shotgun sequence sequence ATACTGATGCAAACAAAACTTATTATTATCATAGAGCAGTTTAATGTGCTGTGGCTGCTGCCCTCTTGGTATCTCCATTTGCAGTTCAGTGAAACATAAGCTCCATCTCATTTTAAGATCTTTCAACCCTCTAAAACTGCTCAAAGAAGAGACTACAAGAAGAATACTGAATTGACACACAAGAATTCACTGAAAAGCAAATCAAAGACACCAACATGGTTGTCGGTACCCGCCTACTTCAGTGACAGGGAAAGTGAGTGACAAACACAAACCTCTGCAATGAGATCGGCCAGGTTAGGGTTACACAGCAGCAGCCAGCGGCGAGGGGTGATGCCGTTTGTCTTGTTCTGAAACTTGTGAGGATCCATCTCAAAGAAGTCCTTAAACCTGGGGAATACATAACacaggaaaatatatttttcaccTATGCAAAGGAAAATATTGCACCATTAATCCACTTTAAGTCTTGTTGCAAAAAAGGAACTTTCTCAGAGCTGGAATGAAAAATGTCTATATCAACATGTACAAAAGAATCACAGAGAGAATGAACTAATGAACTAGTGCTCAGCAAGAGACATAAAGTGAACATTATAATTATAACTATTCTTAAAGTAAGTGAAAGAAAATGTACATAGAAATGAATCGGACAATTAACAAATGCTATACATTTCTCAGAAATTCTAGAATGAGGATTTAGAATGTGGATGTATCACAATGACACATTCTTATGTCATGGTAATAAGACCTCTACTTTATCACCAAGACCTGAACATTGTATGAGCATACACATGCAATAatggtctttcattcattcatacatagtACTTTGTAATGGACTTACAAGCCCTTCTGCAGCAGGTCAGAGTGGATGGCTGCCACCCCATTGACAGCGTGAGAACCCACGATACACAGGTGGGCCATGTTGATGTTCTTCACAGAACCCTCCTCAATTATAGACATCCTCCTCATGCGATCAAAGTCACCCGGCCACATCTTGGCAACTCTCTATGGGAAACAAAACGATCAAGAAACATTGGTCTATAAGTAAATGGAAGCCTAACCAATATGTATGAATCCAAAGGGAAAAAATAGTGTGTTCAAACTTATGGCAAGGCCTATGACTAAGTCACTATGGGATACCAATCCAAAATGGAAGTACTGCATCTTCCTGCAGTTTTGTCATGAGTTGCTAGGTGGCACTACAATACCACAGTGACATACCTCCATGTGCCCGGCGTTGATGTCATAGATGATCTGGAGATGGCGGGGCAGGAGGTACTCGAACATGTGGATCGGCCACCGTTCCAGTGCCTCCGGCAGCAGCGTATGGTTGGTGTATGCACAGGCTCGCTGAGTGATCTCAAGAGCCTGGGACAAGGTGCAACAACAACATGGCAAACATCAGTTATGGTCCCATCTgaaacctacattgtacatggtgttgtctagcctgattaaatctcgcttatagcagcccaccaaaCATCCGCCGGGGAGGGGCtggttacagccctggacaacggagtttgtgttacacagactaggtgTTGTCAGACCAATAAATCTGCATGTTTGTCTTCATATGTCTTGTGTTGTTGTCAAATTCAAATTCACCTGGTAACCTTCAGGCTTAACCATTCATGGTGGCCAATGGTTATATCATAGTCAACATACTACACAACTGCTCTTGTCAATGGTTGGAACTAAGGGAGATATCATGTCTCCTTGAAATAGCCTGTTATTGGCAACATATAAGATGACAATGTGTAGTACAAAATAGCTTCTAATTAAAGGAAAACAAGCATcctttgtcttttcagtcacagcAGAGGATACTATCACATATGTGCaactgcaacaacaaaaaaacatctaGTTTTTGGGTTCATCACAAAAAACAGGAATCTTTTGCTTTTTCCAGCTTGACTTGCAAAGATGCCAACTTGTCCCCCCTTTCTAAGCGGGGGCCATTTTtcaccaaaatacatgtattacaacatGGGAATCATACTGTAGATATCAGCTACTTGTGCATACCACGTAACATACAAAACATTAAACAGTAAAATGTACCTTGTCCCATGGCATCTCTTCTATATCCACCAGGATTCTCATGAGTTCAGGGATGGCCAGGGCAGGGTGGGTGTCATTCAGCTGGATGGCAACCTGTCAGGAGGTAATGTGATTAATCCacacaaccaatcagaggacaAGGACACATCTTTAAAAATCCTGAATGTTTGACTTTGTGTGTCTTTTGTGCCTATCCCCCCTCACCCTGCTGTCTAACCCCATCACCAACACAGATTTGGTGCTCAATGGATACCTGATGCTTTAAACATCAATAAATGACTTAAAACCTTTTGAACAGTTGTAAGCAACTTTGTTTTCATATAGAGCGTGCTCATGCAGCATCATTGATGTATCTGCAGCCATATTGGCATTCTGCATTTCAATAAAACAGTCAGATATCTTCTAATGCTTCAAGATACCCACCATGACATGTCTAAAACCAGAATAGAGATCcagtaaaaacaaaattcaaaaaCAAAAGATACACTACATGAAAAGGCAACTGAAATGCAACTTCGGACACCAATATGGCTGACAACATTTGATAGggatgcaaacaaacaaacatggatgAACACACCCAATGTAAGCACACTTCTATTGAGGGGAACAACATAGAAGTATGAAACAACTAGACAGGAACCAAGAAAAGAAGGGTTGACAGGAACAAAACTCTAACCTTCTCATGAAGCTGTTGGAGGGGACTACAGATATCCTCCTACAGGTGAGATGTAGACTACCATGGTTACTCCACACAGAGACACATGCAGTGAAGAGGTGTGCAGTAAGGGGCGTATCATGACAAGTTAGAGAGATTAGCTCAGGAACTAGCACACATcttggagggaaaaaatgatgGACAGAATGAAGGGGGAAAGGTTTGAGTTCAAAGTTCATCAAAGTTTAAACCATTGATTTGATTCTTTTCTATAGTGCAATCTCTGTCTGTTTTACCCAACTGGTATCTCAATAACTTTTCCCATCTTTCAGTAAAATAGGGAGTTTTCTTGGtcaaatggaaagaaaagacatCATATTTTCTAACCCTCCGTACACTACAGCACCAATGTGCACCAATTAAAGGCCAAAACAGTCTTGTTAAAAAGGTACTTGCAAGGTTACATGCATAGCACTTGATACAACAACATACACGTATCACTGAGATGATTTACACAATTGCTCATCAAATTTTGCAGCAGTTTGGCTACATCATCGAagcattgcaaaaaaaaaaaatgcaaagcaTTGGTTCCATGTTTCATACAGTGCCAGAGCAACATACTGATAATGTTATGTTCTAGGTACGAAGCAGGGAAAGCTGGGTGTTTTCTGACTGGAGGGAGGAAACGTGCATGTACAAGGTCGTTGACCCACCTTCTCGGGGAAAGCCTCAAAGTTGGTCCTGACGGGATCCCTGCAGCCGAACTTGGAGGACTTGTAGCGCCGGATGATGTCCTGTAGCGTAGCGGCCACCATGAAGTACTCCTGCTTCAGACGCAGCTCCTTCCCTTCAAACAtctgcacacaaatacaaactTGAGTGTTCACTCACTGATCATGAGCACCCTCTAGCAGATATTATGAGAACTGCATGCTACtatagaaactagagttcggcgacctcatacctccatgaaaatttagagctttcgtaaattttatgcaattgactaacacattaacataatttatgcatggtattgttcatcattgactaacgtacacgtcacaattataaaattcccattattaatcataaagcgtttttgaaatttttacataaattatgcaaataagttcctcattaccatatttggtatctgcttatattccacccatcatacttaacatgtgttacatttattgaagtccagttattgaaaacaatggaattatacaatttcctcattaattatgcaaattaggtcctaattcgcataaaatgtatatcattatgaacatctttgcctaaggtacccgcatgcctaaaatgatgccaatccatcaattttttctgcagttatcctctttagaatgtcttgacaaaaacgcccctgcagttccgaaattaaatgttagggggctgaaacctgccccactttgtcatgacactgcaagctatctaccagccaaatgtcaagaccatatcacatccagaacaagagatacattgaaaaaactgccatgatataatatcctcattaattatgcaaatgtactcctattttgcataatttgtatttaatcttgtacaacattgtctaaggtacctacataccaaaaatgatgaaaatccgttgttcccttcttgagttatcctcgtcagaagtttttgacaaaaatgcccctgctatccccaaactagacgctagggggcccaaacttacgtaattttttcctgagcacaagagctatctaatacttaaaaatcttgaccatagcatgttcagaacaccgagatagcaaaaccggaagttgcgctgcagtaccaaggtcacacaccagggggcccaaaattgaccttgaccttcgtcttcccaacccctacccacataccaaatatcatcgtagtccatcaagaggttctcaagttatgatgaccacaaatatgcggacacacagacagacacacacacacacagacacacacacagacacactcaaaactatacctccattttttcatggaggtaaatatgcaTTCAAGTAAATTGTAAAACATGTAACTGCGGCATTAAGAGTTGGACTTGAATTGAAATGATTAGTACAGCAATAATGAACAGGAGCAGTTTTCGGACCAGTTGAAGGGAAAAGTCGCTGACTCACGTTGTCATTGGGGTACAGCACGCGGGAGATGTTCTCAGCCAAGTTCCTGTCGCACACAGCCTGGATGTACTCGCCGTCGTTAACTGTCACATAGAATTACAATGAAGGATGGTCAACTCATTGCCTTGCTATTTGCCGCCTGGACAAAATGCTCAAAACTGCGTTTAAAAATTGCACACAAAATGTTATGCAGAAAACGTGTAACAAAAGGTATAGGGCAATCATGAGATTAAACATGACAACTTTGACTTGTAGCCTGGTAACTATGGTCCAGGGACTGACAGTGTGCAAAGCAAACCAAACAAGGTTGAATATTGGGCTATTTCCAAAGACTTACAGAACTTGAGGTCGAAGTTCTTGGGTGCCTTTGCAGACCACAGTCTCATGGTGTTGACAGTGTTGTTGCCATACCCTGGGATGGGGCTGTCATACGGCATGGCATATACCATCTGGGAGTGGCATAGGGGGAGAGaacacaatacaatgtaccCGGTATAAACATGTTGTCTTTTTGTACTTGCGGGTGGTGCTTTCATCATCTTATACATAGTTAACCCAAAGATGCTCAGAGTTATATTGCATAAGGCAATAGAAGATCCACTACATTTGAAATCTTTAGTAGAGGACATGTAGATGGCAAGTGCTGTAAGAGCTTGTTTTACTCATCAATACTTAGAAAACTGTCCATGCACATCTATGAAATAATTGTCTATTACAATCACAGCAAAAGAGACAACAATCTCCAGCATTGTAAGATGAttaaagagagaaagagagtgtGCGAGTGAGAGAGaatgaaagagagagaaaatgaTGTTAAAGCCAGctgatgaaagaaagaaaaaacatgtaATACAGATACAGTAAAGAGAAGAGCAAATAATAGCACCAGCTACTGATATATTTGACTTCTGAACATACATGCCTAAGAAGAGGGGTTTTACAATGAATTTTACAAGATGAAGAGCTGTGGatagaaagaaaaatgacagataCAGATGAGCAGTTGCATTTGATGTAAACAATGTTTCTGAACTTGAAGCTCTGTAAAGCAATGAATGAAGACACAGCAGTATGTGAAGGGATGGTACAATGGatcaggggtctagccagcgtccgtttttccgtcaattgacggaaatttgctgcgtctgatggaaaaaatttaaaaccaatccgtcaaccttgacggacaaaaatccttggtggaagctacaggcggcttggggacgccatccacggccgtaaaagccacacactgtttgttttgctattgttatgattgttgacaatgtgtgtcggcgccctttcgcatacgataatctcattaaaacccgtttttcaaggtctcagttcagtccttctaattaattttcgcggttttcgcgacgattgtaattggctgacggaaaaaaatttcgagctggctaaagccctgcaaTGGATGCTACAAGATTACAAATGTCATCACAGCAAGCGACTCCTTTCCACAACAGAAGTAGGTTCTGACTTTTTCTCAATCACCTACACCTACACAGTAGTTTTGACACAGTGCTATactgttagcctgggtaccatccaatttctaccagggtgtaaggagccccggtagaaattggatggtacccaggctactacaCTGTACAATCCcttgcaaaataaacacaccAAATTAATACATTGATCACTtggaggaggaagaagagagaagaacatcACAGCTATTGTTATTACCACCGACCTGCGTGTTGACccatttgtgttttttgttgccATCAGTCTCCACCTTGCCAAAGAAATGAATGGGGATCATGTACTCCGGCCGCGCCTTCTCCCAGGGGTTCCCGTGCCGCAGCCAATCGTCCGGCTCCTCCAACTGTCATGTTAAACGACATGCAAACACACCTCAGTTAGGTTCTGGTTATACTTCAAGGTTAACCAGGCTGACGTAGCCGACTCACCTGGCAGTCTACCCACTTGTACTTGTCTCCATGTTTCTCTATGCGTCCGTAGAACTTGATGGGAATCGTGAACTCGGGGCGGGATTTCTCCCACGGGTTCCCGTACTGCAGCCAGTCATCAGGCTCTTCTGTCTGATTGGTTGAGAGAGAGCGTGTTGTGCGGGTTTGGGGTGTCAGTCACCCAATGGTGTGTTTAGTTGGTGTTTAGTCAGTGGTAAGTGAAGCAGTCTATGTTACATCTCTTGATAGTGTGTACGTAGTAGTCTATGTTACATCGTTAGTTAGTGTAGTAGTCAATGTTACATCTATAGGTTGTGTAGTAGAAGTTGATGTTACATCTCTATAGGTAGTGGAGAAGTCAATGTTACATATCTAGGTATTATTGTAGTCTACGTTATGTCAAAAGTTGATATAGTAGTAACATTATGTCTCTGCTTAGCGTAGCATTCTACATTATATCTCCAGTAAGTTAAGCAATCAACAATATAAGTAAATCTCCAGTAAGTAAAGCAGTCTACATTGTATCTCCAGCAAGCATAGCAACTTACACTATACCTCCAGTGAGCATAGCTGTGCATATATAGCATTCATGTTGTGTTTACAATTGTGCatcaagaaaaaacaagttgTGTTATACATGTTGTGAGTCCTGAGCTAAGCACAGAAGCCACGGGTGATGCCCTGCTTAAGAAACTGGTGTGCGGTATCAGTGTCAATTCAAGAGGCACCAAGTAGCAGTCTGTGGTATCATTATGAGCTATAAGTCTTGAATTATGTTAGTGTATTGCAACAtttattatatacatatattgatTTGTGTaatgttttcaatgttactGTATATGGAAACATAGCCATGAATCATTGAGCATACAACAATCTATATCACACATTACTATACTTTACATATTGTGTAATGCATGTCATGCTTTTTCAATGGAAAAATAGTGCAAGCATCTTCTATTTGAAATTCATCACATTTGTCAAAACAGCTTTAAAGTTTATTCATTCTATGCAGCAGCTGCGTATTAGTCATTATACTAATTTTTGAACAGACACCTGTATCATCTACATATTGCATGTTGTTAATTACACAACTCTTAGGAATTGCCACCTTCAAACTTGAAGGTATGATGATATTATCTCATCACAATGTATTCTTTATTGACTGTAGATAAACATGTATCATGTCAGTACTATTAGTGGCTGTACAGGACATCAAGACATAGTTTAGAAACAACACAGGGAAAAGATATGGGACGTGCAAACAACCATCCCAAACAAACTTTTTGCATGTCGCATATCCAAGCAACTGGGTTATGTTAAAAAGTCCTATAAAATGTAGGAGCTTGTACCTGCCAACCCTCCTGAATTTTCTGGGTGAAGATTCCGTAGTCGTATCGGATCCCGTAACCGTACGCGGCCAGTCCAAGCGTGGCCATGGAGTCCAGGAAACAAGCTATAACGGACAAAATTACTGTTTTGTTAATCATCTTCTATATTTGGCTTTTTGCATAAACACTGTGATTCCCATTGTAAGCTTACACTGTAAAAAGAAGCTtagcaaaaatgaatttttatcatgttttaacACATGTATTGAATGTAATCATAGCACGTACAATCTGCAAACCTGGTGCAACTGTTTTCCTCAGCACTGGACCATTAACAAGTGGCATGAAATTGGCAGTGCCATCAGGATGCACACGATTTCCAGTTCTGTTTTTCTGTGCCATTTGCCACATACAGCCATAGTCTTGTCACTTTGAAGTTCTTTCTACCTCATGTCCTGGCACTTTTCTTTCAAGTGGTCAGCTTTGGCACAATGCCATTTATACCACAGTGACTATAGTGTCTGTCTCAGCTTACAATAATGAGAACATATCCTCCATACTCACATACCCTCACAAAAACATTGAAGTCTTAAAAAAATTAGGTCATGTTGTAATATGCACCACTGACTTTTCACTATTTCAGTACAGTCAAACTGTTTGAGGGatagagtagagtaaagtaCAGTTTCTTCAGCCAGATTAGGAATGGCTGGTTCCATTTTAGGCTGCTCTTCGCTTTTATGACAGGTTGTTATCGTAGACAGAACTTTAATTaattaggtcaatgggaaaaataacATAAGGGACCACCAGAAAGTGtgcaggtggtccttatgcagaggcGGTCACtagttgtacaggtttgacctACCAGCCAGCCTGCCCAAGCCACCATTGCCCAGCCCAGCATCTTCCTCTATCTCCTGTAGTTCTTCTATATCCAGGCCAACCTGTCAAACATAATGATATGTAACAGTATGTCTGGCAGTCTTATCCACACAAGATATCAGGATACATgatacagtatacaacagtgCATAGGGGTCCCAAGTGGATACAAAGTTCATGGTATTGCCTCTAGTGAGTGATATAATGTTATAGCATTTCATAATGATTTTGGACACTGATATATAACAGTTTGTCTTATCCACTAAAGAAATcatgatacatacatacataccatgatacaatgtacagtagtgTACTAAGTATAGGGATCCCTAGTGGATCCCAAGTTCATGTTATTGCTTCTAGTGTGTGACATGTGGTATGATATTTCATAATGACTTTAGACTCTGTCTATATTTTACCCTTTACAACAACTACCATATCTGCCCATTTCTGTGAAAATCCTGGTCAAGCTCTGTATCTCTGATCAATGTTGAATACTGCTTCTTTCTTGCTTAATTACAATGGAGTTTTGAAAACTGTCAATTTTAAAGCTTTAAAATGTAACTAGTATAatgaaatatatgaaatataagATAAAAAGTATGTTCAGTTCTGTCATTCTGACATTATACATAAAGAGTACTGTTATATAGAAAGAAAGAGGTCACAAGATCTGCTTGaatatgatattgtttacacCTTTGAAGCAAGTTTTGCTTCTTGCTTCTGAGCATGCTATAGCTTATTAGACATACTAGCAATTACACAATGGGTGCTTTAGCAAGCATGTTTGAAAAACACCCAATCTACGTACTGGAAACATAAAGAGTCCATGTCAGGGACACTCTAACACAGTAGTGCATTTGCATCAAATTATAACTGGCAGGATTGCAAATAGCTGGGATAAACGACATTCTCCAGCACTGTGAAACATCTGATAGTGGGCACCATTCCAGTATACTCTGCTTTAATCTTGGCACGCTATAGCTATTAATGTAACATTACGCTACAAGTATATAAATGCATACTGTATTTATACTTTTGAACTCTGGCTCAACTGGTTGTTA is a genomic window containing:
- the LOC118427599 gene encoding glycogen phosphorylase, muscle form-like isoform X5; the protein is MYQVGLDIEELQEIEEDAGLGNGGLGRLAACFLDSMATLGLAAYGYGIRYDYGIFTQKIQEGWQLEEPDDWLRHGNPWEKARPEYMIPIHFFGKVETDGNKKHKWVNTQMVYAMPYDSPIPGYGNNTVNTMRLWSAKAPKNFDLKFFNDGEYIQAVCDRNLAENISRVLYPNDNMFEGKELRLKQEYFMVAATLQDIIRRYKSSKFGCRDPVRTNFEAFPEKEDICSPLQQLHEKVAIQLNDTHPALAIPELMRILVDIEEMPWDKALEITQRACAYTNHTLLPEALERWPIHMFEYLLPRHLQIIYDINAGHMERVAKMWPGDFDRMRRMSIIEEGSVKNINMAHLCIVGSHAVNGVAAIHSDLLQKGLFKDFFEMDPHKFQNKTNGITPRRWLLLCNPNLADLIAEKLGETWVTKLDELRGLEKFANDQKFLLSVAKVKQENKMKFVQYLESTTGMRIDPSAMFDVQVKRIHEYKRQLLNILHIVTIYNRLKKKPDMDFTPRVVMIGGKAAPGYHMAKQLIKLYNNVGRVVNNDRIVGDKLKVVFLENYRVSLAEKVIPAADLSEQISTAGTEASGTGNMKFMLNGALTIGTLDGANVEMAEEMGRDNIFIFGMTVDEVDELVKKGYKPREYYEKNEELRQALDMIRGGFFSPEKPDLFHDVVDALLNHDRFCLLADYEAYIKCQDEVSALYKDPMAWTKKCVMNIAASGKFSSDRTIEQYAREIWGVEPSDFVIPPPYEDPSRGKEDAAK